A single window of Acidimicrobiales bacterium DNA harbors:
- the gcvT gene encoding folate-binding protein: MTAGPHIARGGWAAVVRADLVEVTGPDAREFLQGQLSRDVVSLAPGTCRRTLILRPDGRLGFWGRVTCLESERFLIDVSATRGEDLAARLERFRLRVACTVAWRPATCVQVRRVDLREIPDEGPSRVGDGVMELPLLWPRLGGVDLFVGTKVDPTPLVERWDAVVDPRRVEALRIAAALPGPAELREGVIPEEAGLVETSVDFSKGCYVGQELVARIQHRGRNVPRRLRVLRSDFETLRAGEEITRSGSVVGEVTSAASLPERGITLALAYLKRGVEREDHLVVGGDPRRKVSLLSEGEAVELLGRAASPDHRRR; the protein is encoded by the coding sequence GTGACCGCAGGTCCGCACATCGCGAGAGGTGGTTGGGCCGCTGTCGTGAGGGCCGATCTCGTGGAAGTGACCGGCCCGGACGCGCGAGAGTTCCTGCAGGGTCAGCTGTCCAGGGACGTCGTTTCACTGGCGCCCGGAACGTGTCGCAGGACCCTGATCCTGCGACCCGACGGAAGGCTCGGTTTCTGGGGTCGGGTGACCTGTCTGGAGTCGGAGCGGTTTCTCATCGACGTGTCGGCCACTCGTGGGGAGGACCTGGCCGCGCGTCTCGAAAGGTTTCGCTTGCGGGTCGCGTGTACGGTTGCGTGGCGTCCGGCCACTTGCGTCCAAGTGCGCCGGGTCGATCTGCGTGAGATCCCCGACGAGGGGCCCTCGAGGGTCGGCGACGGAGTCATGGAGCTCCCTCTTCTCTGGCCGAGGTTGGGTGGTGTGGACCTGTTCGTCGGAACGAAAGTGGATCCGACCCCTCTGGTCGAACGGTGGGACGCCGTGGTCGATCCCAGACGGGTGGAAGCACTGAGGATCGCGGCTGCTCTTCCAGGCCCCGCGGAGCTGCGCGAGGGCGTCATACCTGAAGAGGCGGGGCTGGTGGAGACGTCGGTGGACTTTTCGAAGGGTTGCTATGTCGGCCAGGAACTGGTGGCGAGGATCCAGCATCGTGGGCGCAACGTGCCGCGCCGCCTGCGAGTTCTGAGATCGGACTTCGAGACTCTGAGGGCGGGTGAGGAGATAACACGGTCGGGGAGCGTGGTAGGCGAGGTGACGTCTGCGGCGTCGCTGCCGGAGCGCGGGATCACACTCGCTCTCGCCTACCTGAAGAGAGGAGTGGAAAGGGAGGATCACCTGGTAGTCGGCGGGGACCCTCGGCGCAAGGTTTCACTTCTCTCCGAAGGAGAAGCGGTCGAGCTCTTGGGGCGAGCGGCGAGCCCTGATCATCGCAGGCGGTGA
- the trpC gene encoding indole-3-glycerol phosphate synthase, with amino-acid sequence MSTQARSLQGTYLDRIVSWHRERAARDLRPLDELIDLARSSPTPRGFARAIDTDGVAVIAEVKRKSPSKGPLAPTVDAGELARAYASGGAAAVSVLTDSEFFSGSPEDVSAVRAACGLPVLRKDFTVDPRDVCDARIMGADAVLLIVAALDRKELRDFIVLSRELAIDALVEVHDEAELEVALDAGARLVGVNQRDLRTFRVDPRRASSLAADIPRGVLTVAESGIRGPEDVARLASVGFDAVLVGEHLVTSPDPRAAVAALVEAGSARPNDARHG; translated from the coding sequence GTGAGCACGCAGGCGAGATCCTTGCAAGGTACGTACCTCGACAGGATCGTCTCCTGGCACAGGGAGCGTGCAGCACGGGACCTTCGGCCGTTGGACGAGTTGATCGACCTCGCGCGCTCCTCGCCGACGCCTCGAGGATTCGCTCGAGCGATCGATACCGACGGGGTCGCCGTCATAGCCGAGGTGAAGAGGAAGTCGCCGTCGAAGGGACCTTTGGCACCGACCGTCGATGCAGGTGAGCTGGCGCGGGCGTACGCCTCGGGTGGAGCGGCGGCTGTGAGCGTGCTGACCGACTCGGAGTTCTTCTCGGGCTCGCCGGAAGACGTCTCCGCCGTGCGGGCGGCTTGTGGTCTCCCTGTCCTGCGAAAGGACTTCACGGTGGACCCGCGAGACGTATGCGACGCCCGGATCATGGGTGCGGACGCAGTCCTCCTGATAGTCGCGGCACTCGATCGCAAGGAGTTGCGCGACTTCATCGTGCTATCGCGCGAGCTTGCCATCGACGCATTGGTCGAGGTTCACGACGAGGCCGAGCTGGAGGTGGCGTTGGATGCAGGAGCCCGACTGGTGGGCGTCAACCAGCGGGATCTCCGCACCTTCCGTGTCGATCCGAGGCGTGCGTCTTCACTGGCGGCGGATATTCCCCGAGGCGTCCTCACGGTGGCGGAGTCGGGTATCAGAGGTCCTGAAGACGTGGCGAGGCTGGCATCGGTCGGGTTCGACGCCGTGCTGGTCGGTGAACATCTCGTCACCTCTCCCGATCCACGGGCAGCGGTGGCAGCCCTGGTAGAAGCGGGGAGTGCCCGACCGAACGACGCCCGGCACGGATAG
- the trpF gene encoding N-(5'-phosphoribosyl)anthranilate isomerase: MFVKICGITSEDDALLAVALGADAVGFVFAPSPRQIAPVLARDIARRLPPEVLTVGVFRDEAPERVVEIVHSAGLDAVQLHGHETVADATYVKQRVRVLIQAFTAGDPAVERAGEYPADAYLLDGPVPGSGRVFDWTLTEALPVGSRLILAGGLDPENVQEAVSRVRPWGVDVSSGVERAPGRKDPIKLKEFIERARRAAQPWEGSDAAPPYDWSMDG, encoded by the coding sequence GTGTTCGTCAAGATCTGTGGGATCACGAGCGAAGACGACGCGCTCCTCGCCGTCGCCCTCGGTGCAGACGCCGTCGGGTTCGTCTTCGCCCCGTCTCCGAGGCAGATCGCCCCGGTCCTCGCTCGCGACATAGCGCGAAGGTTGCCTCCAGAAGTCCTCACCGTAGGAGTGTTCAGAGACGAGGCTCCCGAGAGGGTGGTGGAGATCGTGCATTCGGCCGGTTTGGACGCGGTACAACTGCACGGGCACGAGACGGTCGCGGATGCGACGTACGTCAAACAGCGCGTCCGGGTCCTGATCCAGGCATTCACGGCGGGCGATCCTGCCGTCGAACGAGCAGGAGAGTATCCCGCCGACGCGTACCTGCTCGACGGCCCCGTACCCGGGTCTGGTCGTGTGTTCGACTGGACGCTGACAGAGGCACTGCCAGTGGGATCGCGCCTGATCTTGGCCGGCGGCCTCGACCCCGAGAACGTGCAAGAGGCTGTGAGCCGGGTGCGCCCCTGGGGAGTGGACGTCAGCTCGGGGGTCGAACGCGCTCCTGGGAGGAAGGATCCGATCAAGCTCAAAGAGTTCATCGAGCGCGCGCGCCGGGCTGCACAACCGTGGGAGGGGTCCGACGCGGCACCTCCGTACGACTGGTCGATGGACGGCTGA
- a CDS encoding tryptophan synthase subunit beta: MPETLVPACEELERAFVRAWRDVGFREELNRILQAYGGRPTPVTPCRRLSAELGVEVVLKREDLAHTGSHKLNNVIGQALLATRMGKKRLVAETGAGQHGVATATAAALFGLECVVYMGEVDMRRQELNVFRMRLLGAEVRAATCGSRTLKDAINEAMRDWVATVETTHYCLGSVMGPHPYPWMVREFQSVIGTEAREQWEENFGGLPDVVVACVGGGSNAAGIFSGFAEEDVDLVGVEPAGGAAIGRGVPGVVHGSKSYLLQDEFGQVLEAHSISAGLDYPGVGPEHAHLASSGRARYVQVTDGEVVDAFVLLSRTEGIIPALEPAHALAWVVREREHLAGKRVLVNLSGRGDKDVAQMMEILG; the protein is encoded by the coding sequence GTGCCCGAGACCCTGGTTCCCGCTTGCGAGGAACTCGAGCGTGCATTCGTCCGGGCGTGGAGAGACGTGGGCTTCCGTGAGGAGTTGAACCGAATCCTGCAGGCGTACGGTGGCCGTCCGACTCCCGTGACTCCGTGTAGGCGACTCTCGGCGGAACTCGGCGTGGAGGTGGTCCTGAAGCGAGAGGATCTGGCTCACACCGGGTCGCACAAGTTGAACAACGTGATAGGTCAAGCCCTGCTGGCGACGCGGATGGGGAAGAAGAGGCTGGTCGCGGAGACAGGAGCAGGGCAGCACGGCGTCGCCACGGCGACGGCTGCCGCTCTCTTCGGGTTGGAGTGCGTCGTGTACATGGGCGAAGTCGACATGCGTCGCCAAGAACTGAACGTCTTTCGCATGAGACTTCTCGGCGCCGAGGTGCGAGCTGCGACGTGTGGCAGTCGCACGCTGAAGGACGCGATCAACGAGGCGATGCGCGACTGGGTGGCCACGGTGGAGACCACCCACTACTGCCTGGGGTCCGTGATGGGTCCGCATCCATATCCGTGGATGGTCCGCGAGTTCCAGTCCGTGATCGGCACAGAGGCACGCGAACAGTGGGAGGAGAACTTCGGAGGTTTACCGGACGTGGTGGTCGCCTGTGTAGGCGGGGGTTCGAACGCAGCCGGCATCTTCTCGGGATTCGCGGAGGAGGACGTGGACCTCGTGGGAGTCGAACCCGCGGGGGGTGCGGCAATCGGCAGGGGAGTGCCCGGGGTCGTCCACGGCTCGAAGTCTTATCTGCTCCAGGACGAGTTCGGCCAGGTGCTCGAAGCGCACTCGATCTCAGCCGGTCTGGATTACCCCGGGGTCGGACCCGAACACGCGCATCTCGCAAGCTCCGGTCGGGCGCGCTACGTCCAGGTGACCGACGGTGAAGTGGTCGACGCGTTCGTCCTTTTGTCGCGGACGGAAGGCATCATTCCCGCGTTGGAGCCCGCTCACGCCCTGGCCTGGGTAGTAAGGGAGCGTGAGCATCTCGCAGGGAAGAGAGTGTTGGTGAACCTCTCCGGCAGAGGGGACAAGGACGTCGCCCAGATGATGGAGATTCTCGGGTGA
- the trpA gene encoding tryptophan synthase alpha chain, whose translation MTGSGGPSDRVERGLERPSLAEHFSKLSSEQRRLLVPYVTGGLGDWVRALEAAAAAGGDAVEVGIPFSDPVMDGPTIQEASRQALEAGTTPVEVIEGIAEADVAKPILVMTYYNIVFRWGHERFASACREAGVAGVIVPDLPLEEVGPWASVARSHGLACVLLAAPTADDERLRRICDTSAGFVYAVSLLGVTGERESLASSAMDIAVRLKRLTRLPVLVGVGVSTPEHAHQLTRVADGVVVGSAIVRRILDGDGVDGVRSVVASFRRALDDGGANPRGR comes from the coding sequence GTGACCGGCAGCGGCGGGCCATCCGACCGGGTCGAGCGGGGATTGGAGCGGCCCTCTCTGGCGGAACACTTCTCCAAACTCTCGTCGGAGCAGAGGAGGCTGCTGGTTCCCTACGTGACCGGCGGCCTGGGTGACTGGGTCAGGGCCCTGGAGGCTGCGGCAGCAGCCGGGGGTGACGCCGTGGAAGTAGGCATCCCCTTTTCCGATCCCGTGATGGACGGCCCCACCATCCAAGAGGCATCGCGGCAAGCGTTGGAGGCGGGAACCACACCGGTAGAGGTGATCGAGGGCATCGCCGAGGCGGATGTCGCAAAGCCCATCCTCGTGATGACTTACTACAACATCGTGTTCAGGTGGGGTCACGAGAGGTTCGCATCCGCTTGCAGAGAGGCCGGAGTGGCAGGGGTGATCGTCCCCGATCTTCCCCTCGAGGAGGTGGGGCCGTGGGCGTCTGTCGCTCGGAGTCATGGACTGGCCTGCGTCCTGCTCGCGGCTCCCACTGCCGACGACGAGAGGCTGCGGCGGATCTGCGACACCAGCGCCGGCTTCGTCTACGCCGTGTCACTCCTCGGCGTCACCGGCGAACGCGAGAGCCTCGCCTCTTCGGCAATGGACATCGCAGTTCGCCTGAAGCGGCTGACTCGGCTACCGGTTCTGGTGGGAGTCGGGGTGTCGACACCAGAGCACGCGCACCAGCTGACACGTGTCGCCGACGGAGTGGTGGTCGGCTCGGCGATCGTGCGGCGGATCCTCGACGGCGACGGCGTCGACGGAGTGCGATCGGTGGTCGCGTCGTTCAGAAGAGCCTTGGACGACGGCGGCGCGAATCCGAGAGGCCGTTGA
- the hup1 gene encoding DNA-binding protein HU 1 codes for MNKSELVEAIAKKTGVSKAQVDTVLGGFQEVVTEVVRKGREKVTIPGFLTFEQTKRKARTGRNPQTGETIKIPASKAVKITAGSKLRDAVRGGK; via the coding sequence ATGAACAAGAGCGAATTGGTCGAAGCGATCGCGAAGAAGACGGGTGTGAGCAAGGCTCAGGTGGATACGGTGCTCGGCGGTTTCCAAGAGGTGGTCACCGAGGTCGTGCGCAAGGGGCGTGAGAAGGTGACCATCCCGGGCTTCTTGACGTTCGAGCAGACCAAGCGCAAGGCACGGACCGGCCGCAACCCGCAGACCGGCGAGACCATCAAGATTCCTGCGAGCAAGGCCGTGAAGATCACGGCGGGATCGAAGCTGCGTGACGCCGTTCGAGGGGGCAAGTGA